The following are from one region of the Aspergillus luchuensis IFO 4308 DNA, chromosome 4, nearly complete sequence genome:
- a CDS encoding uncharacterized protein (COG:S;~EggNog:ENOG410PHXA;~InterPro:IPR038781): MPRNALSSEAPLPMSAITEQSISSDWNTNRLGARLGVDVASAATAGALTCPVITVIDRAIIEKAAKGVPIRQTITSCFRSMFTQPGSFFLSTPFLLIYTLYTSTYLTANTIDTFTSTVRDKPFSTVFPGTAKFLTTTAVNMGICVYKDARFARIFGAKPSPPAATSGAPQPASRATSTSTPASCHPSGAAKVPNVSYGLFCLRDSITIFASFNIPALVAPSIPDSIASTPGMKSALAQFSCPALMQFASTPMHLLGLDLYNRQPPGGLGWRERTSRIRRDYIPSCFARMGKIVPAYGVGGVVNVRMRASLMEYLEGKN; this comes from the exons ATGCCTCGGAACGCGCTCTCCTCCGAAGCGCCTCTCCCCATGTCCGCCATCACGGAGCAGTCCATCTCGTCGGATTGGAATACCAACCGTTTAGGTGCGCGACTGGGAGTCGATGTCGCCAGTGCGGCGACTGCAGGTGCCTTGACATGTCCTGTCATCACCGTCATTGATCG CGCGATCATCGAAAAAGCAGCCAAGGGCGTCCCCATCCGCCAGACCATCACATCCTGCTTCCGCTCCATGTTCACACAACCGGGgagcttcttcctcagcaCCCCATTCCTCCTTATCTACACCCTCTACACATCCACCTACCTCACCGCGAACACCATTGAcaccttcacctccaccgtGCGCGATAAGCCCTTCTCGACCGTCTTTCCCGGTACCGCCAaattcctcaccaccaccgccgtgaACATGGGTATTTGCGTATACAAGGATGCCCGATTCGCGCGCATCTTCGGTGCAAaaccctctcctcctgcagCGACATCTGGAGCGCCACAACCCGCTTCCAGAgctacatctacatccaccCCAGCCTCCTGCCACCCCTCCGGCGCCGCCAAAGTCCCCAATGTCTCCTATGGTCTCTTCTGTCTCCGCGACAGCATCACCATCTTCGCCTCCTTCAACATCCCCGCACTCGTcgctccctccatcccagacTCCATCGCCTCCACACCCGGAATGAAATCCGCTCTCGCGCAATTTTCCTGTCCGGCTCTGATGCAGTTCGCGAGTACGCCTATGCACCTGCTCGGATTGGATCTGTATAACCGGCAACCGCCGGGCGGGTTGGGATGGCGTGAGCGCACCTCGCGCATCAGACGCGACTATATCCCCAGTTGCTTTGCGCGCATGGGCAAGATTGTTCCGGCGTAtggtgtgggtggtgtggtAAACGTACGGATGAGAGCTTCATTGATGGAATATTTGGAGGGCAAGAATTAA
- a CDS encoding ferric reductase family protein (COG:P,Q;~EggNog:ENOG410PI0A;~InterPro:IPR030155,IPR013112,IPR017927,IPR013130, IPR013121,IPR039261;~PFAM:PF08022,PF01794,PF08030;~TransMembrane:7 (o44-65i106-130o150-169i190-208o223-244i251-269o275-295i);~go_component: GO:0016021 - integral component of membrane [Evidence IEA];~go_function: GO:0000293 - ferric-chelate reductase activity [Evidence IEA];~go_function: GO:0016491 - oxidoreductase activity [Evidence IEA];~go_process: GO:0055114 - oxidation-reduction process [Evidence IEA]) — translation MGLPWLDQPVMLHSSRADHCTLTPEQCAYRDAHWRYWYQSDHVYALNTIYFLCATVGVFSLLHLISKYGPQSFKRTTIWRRSTTVGRYLAYQCFQLPVLRSSTSSLGVILLVSAGAVFFLAMTLGPQPYYWPNTETVSYGGSPPIATRSGWMALALLPFVLALSAKANFISTLTGVPHEKLQVFHHWTSYAMFVLALVHTFPFIIYHIDQGDMVDQWKTEVTYWTGVAALIPQAYLTFMSLPAIRNRFYEFFKATHFLAALVFIVFFFLHCDFRLSSWDYFISAGAIYILSLWISNIRTYFMHGRHTATIEHLPCGLVRIRIPTIMAWRPGQHVFVRFLSLQQGIHCLSAHPFTICSLYQDFEKTGKAPEIIFYVKPRRGLTASLGNTALEKPNSSETVLLEGPYGGISDSVDFARFDTYVLITGGTGGGFSLAILEEALRTHQQQQQQPTATIQVHFATRTAALADWYREQIKAKLAAYNVSSDKISLSIHVTTKDTLLSTPSSGSPLIPDSVEKRQPGDSVDSVSSQVDIADTVVQLGNRPDISGIIAASTTSNTSRRIAIFTCGPGSMIRDVRNAAAEAQGQVLKKGSIVEEVYLHTESFSW, via the exons ATGGGGCTGCCATGGCTGGACCAGCCGGTTATGCTACATTCTTCCCGGGCTGATCACTGCACCTTGACCCCAGAGCAGTGTGCCTATCGTGACGCACATTGGAGATACTG GTATCAATCCGACCACGTCTATGCTTTGAATACCATATACTTTCTATGTGCGACCGTCGGTGTTTTCTCCCTTCTGCATCTGATTTCCAAGTATGGTCCGCAGTCCTTCAAGAGGACTACAATATGGCGACGATCAACGACAGTGGGAAGATATCTTGCCTACCAATGCTTCCAACTCCCCGTGCTGCGCTCTAGCACGTCGTCGTTGGGGGTCATTCTCCTGGTGTCGGCTGGAGCAGTATTCTTCTTGG CCATGACACTGGGACCGCAGCCTTACTACTGGCCCAATACAGAAACGGTCTCCTATGGAGGTAGCCCGCCAATTGCTACGagaagtggatggatggcccTGGCTCTGCTACCATTTGTCTT AGCATTGAGCGCAAAGGCTAATTTTATCTCGACTTTGACCGGCGTGCCTCACGAAAAGCTTCAA GTGTTTCATCACTGGACAAGTTATGCTATGTTTGTCCTGGCGCTCGTCCAcacctttcctttcattaTCTACCACATTGATCAAGGTGATATGGTCGACCAGTGGAAGACGGAGGTTACATACTGGACTGGGGTTGCCGCTCTAATTCCGCAGGCATATCTGACATTCATGTCGTTGCCAGCCATCAG GAACCGATTCTATGAGTTCTTCAAAGCCACTCATTTTCTTGCCGCTCTGGTATTCATcgtatttttcttcttgcacTGTGACTTCCGCTTGTCTTCATG GGACTACTTCATCTCCGCAGGAGCAATCTACATCCTCAGCTTATGGATATCCAACATTCGCACCTACTTCATGCATGGCCGCCACACAGCCACAATCGAACACCTCCCCTGCGGCCTCGTCCGGATCCGCATTCCAACAATCATGGCCTGGCGCCCAGGCCAACACGTTTTCGTCCGATTCCTCAGCCTCCAGCAAGGCATCCACTGTCTCAGCGCCCACCCCTTCACCATCTGCTCCCTCTACCAGGACTTCGAGAAAACCGGCAAAGCCCCTGAAATCATCTTCTACGTCAAGCCGCGCCGCGGACTAACAGCCAGTCTGGGCAACACTGCCCTCGAAAAGCCGAACTCATCTGAGACAGTGCTCCTCGAAGGCCCATATGGCGGGATTTCCGATTCCGTCGATTTCGCCCGGTTTGACACTTATGTCCTAATTACTGGAGGAACTGGTGGTGGCTTTTCCCTGGCCATTCTCGAGGAAGCACTGCGGactcatcagcagcaacagcagcagcccaccGCAACAATCCAAGTACATTTTGCAACCCGCACCGCCGCTCTCGCAGACTGGTACCGGGAGCAAATCAAAGCCAAGCTTGCAGCCTACAACGTCTCAAGCGACAagatctccctctccattCACGTCACCACGAAGGACACCCTCTTGTCCACCCCATCTTCGGGATCGCCCCTGATCCCAGACTCAGTGGAAAAGAGACAACCCGGGGATTCCGTCGACTCAGTCTCATCGCAGGTGGACATTGCAGATACAGTTGTCCAACTGGGGAACCGACCAGACATATCAGGGATTATCGCAGCCAGCACCACATCCAACACGTCAAGACGCATCGCCATCTTTACCTGCGGCCCGGGGTCCATGATCCGCGACGTGAGAAACGCAGCTGCAGAAGCGCAGGGCCAAGTTCTGAAGAAGGGTAGCATTGTGGAGGAAGTCTATCTGCATACGGAATCATTCTC GTGGTAA
- a CDS encoding putative cysteine synthase B (COG:E;~EggNog:ENOG410PM0C;~InterPro:IPR001763,IPR001926,IPR036052,IPR036873;~PFAM:PF00291,PF00581) produces MANINEHNVYFGPDALKKYFDPDCQPPLPLVELPDRLNPFHQDGVRIYAKMMTMHPANNVKAIPAMNLLEKTVVPGKTKTIVEFSSGSTVISMSMLARLMHGISDTRAFLSNKSTETKLRMMQFFGLDVTLFGGPSQPDPLDERGGIQTARAMAMGSEEIVNPNQYDNDDNWHAHIRWTGPQIFKQLPEINVLCAGMGTSGTMTGLGTYFKEIKPSVLRLGVCTAPGDRVPGPRTFALMQVQEFPWREALDVHEEVSSYDAFSLSLDLCREGVVCGPSSGLSLKGLYQMLEKRKMAGTLRQLAGPDGSIHCVFLCFDLPYQYVGDYFEKLGPERFPPIRNQNLVGVDLYRYDESWERSPVVLFTDYYEIPQCFSTHPLSAMVLRPLRCVLDLRTAGDFGTWHLPGSVNIPLQSLDSHTAKPFSDADVLEAQWLELEALFSNADVLGKLSGHQVLMLCYHGDTARVASSVLRAKGIAADSLRGGYQALKDHLLWGSSNGVDSNQMGKAATATVEAVDAAAEGAVVAAAVETAVVVTDPR; encoded by the exons ATGGCCAACATTAACGAGCACAATGTGTACTTTGGACCGGATGCGCTCAAGAAGTACTTTGATCCGGATTGCCAGCCTCCGTTACCTCTGGTGGAGCTGCCCGATCGATTGAACCCGTTCCACCAAGATGGGGTACGGATCTATGCCAAAATGATGACAATGCACCCGGCAAACAACGTGAAAGCCATACCAG CGATGAACCTGCTCGAGAAAACCGTGGTGCCTGGCAAGACAAAGACTATCGTGGAATTCAGCTCAGGTTCCACAGTCATCTCGATGTCTATGCTCGCTCGATTGATGCATGGTATTAGCGACACCAGGGCTTTCCTGAGTAACAAATCCACCGAGACCAAGTTACGGATGATGCAGTTCTTCGGGCTGGATGTCACCCTGTTCGGTGGCCCATCTCAACCTGACCCGTTAGATGAACGCGGGGGCATCCAGACTGCTCGGGCGATGGCCATGGGGTCTGAGGAGATTGTTAACCCGAACCAGTATGACAATGACGACAATTGGCATGCGCACATCCGCTGGACTGGCCCTCAGATATTCAAGCAATTACCAGAGATCAACGTACTCTGTGCCGGGATGGGGACCTCGGGGACGATGACAGGATTAGGGACCTACTTCAAAGAAATCAAGCCATCTGTACTTCGGCTTGGAGTGTGCACTGCGCCCGGGGACCGGGTTCCAGGACCACGGACATTTGCCCTGATGCAGGTACAGGAGTTTCCCTGGAGGGAAGCGCTGGACGTGCACGAAGAAGTCAGTTCATATGACGCGTTCTCGTTATCCTTGGACTTGTGTCGCGAAGGGGTCGTCTGTGGGCCGTCATCCGGTTTGAGTTTGAAGGGACTTTATCAGATGCTGGAGAAACGCAAGATGGCTGGCACCTTGCGACAACTAGCGGGACCAGATGGTTCGATCCACTGTGTCTTCTTATGCTTCGATCTGCCCTATCAATATGTTGGCGACTATTTCGAGAAGCTAGGGCCCGAGAGGTTTCCTCCAATTCGTAATCAG AACCTCGTTGGCGTTGATCTCTACCGGTATGATGAGAGCTGGGAAAGAAGTCCTGTGGTTCTGTTCACCGACTATTACGAAATACCCCAATGCTTTTCAACCCACCCCTTGAGCGCCATGGTGCTTCGGCCTCTGCGCTGCGTGTTGGATCTGAGGACCGCGGGAGACTTTGGCACTTGGCACCTCCCGGGATCGGTAAACATTCCCCTGCAGAGTCTCGACTCTCATACAGCCAAGCCATTCAGCGACGCAGACGTACTGGAGGCACAGTGGCTGGAGTTGGAAGCGTTATTCAGCAATGCAGATGTGCTTGGCAAGTTGAGTGGCCATCAGGTGCTAATGCTCTGCTACCATGGGGATACCGCGCGGGTAGCCAGTAGTGTATTGCGGGCCAAGGGGATAGCAGCGGATAGTCTCCGCGGAGGATATCAAGCGCTGAAAGATCATTTGCTGTGGGGAAGCAGCAATGGGGTGGATTCAAACCAGATGGGCAAAGCAGCCACCGCAACAGTAGAGGCtgtggatgcagcagcagaaggtgCAGttgttgctgcagcagtAGAAACCGCAGTGGTGGTCACGGACCCACGCTAG
- a CDS encoding putative MFS drug transporter (COG:G;~EggNog:ENOG410PIWG;~InterPro:IPR020846,IPR011701,IPR036259;~PFAM:PF07690;~TransMembrane:12 (o46-67i119-138o144-166i178-204o210-233i245-265o277-296i316-337o357-377i384-401o413-432i521-541o);~go_function: GO:0022857 - transmembrane transporter activity [Evidence IEA];~go_process: GO:0055085 - transmembrane transport [Evidence IEA]) — protein sequence MPATSIEDEVKHDNPSTVSRDVATESSGEESRPAAPPPFFNEQTNYVPLSTIITIFLACSTVDLVAVMDQTTLAGSLSIIGNTLDASNKTSWISGGYFLTSTCFQLLYGRLSDIWSRKYVLYVGLAIMFFGSLASSLSQTATQLIIFRAFTGIGGGGITSIAQMIVSDVVPLRERGKYQGILGAVIAIANGIGPVIGGALSPISHNSWRWIFRLMLPLTAISILAVMFFMPLRKVTGNWKAKLKAVDFFGVFLALGGTAVLMLGLTWGGGEYVWKSAHVLATLVVGFAVCVAFVLWEWKGHPYPLIPMHIFKSRIVNGACLTMFINGWNIIVMLYYIPTFYQLVFNYSTTKAGAMVLPITLLQTLSSTLSGLIVHWVGRYRESILIGWMIWAIGLGLMSTLNETSNLGKQIGYGLLTGIGSGNTLQPALIAVQAGVARRDMAIVTSFRNFIRNLGGTLGLAVSGTIINNLLSTTINTLHLTTSEKQSFLASPSNYLSKLPEDEAAKVRALLIPAYKRGFRIVFTVNAALAALAFLLAVGLMPQVGLERADDERLKEEGRRGEQRGDGED from the exons ATGCCTGCGACTTCAATTGAGGATGAAGTCAAGCATGATAATCCATCGACTGTCTCTCGAGATGTTGCCACCGAGTCtagcggagaagagagcaGGCCAGCGGCACCgccacccttcttcaacgaGCAGACGAACTATGTGCCATTGAGCACGATCATCACG ATATTCCTAGCATGCTCGACAGTTGACCTAGTAGCGGTCATGGACCAGACCACTCTAGCCGGGAGTCTATCCATAATCGGCAATACATTGGACGCCAGCAATAAAACCTCGTGGATATCAGGAGGATATTTCCT AACATCAACCTGCTTCCAACTTCTATACGGGCGACTCTCTGACATCTGGTCCCGAAAATACGTCCTATACGTAGGCCTCGCCATCATGTTCTTCGGTTCTCTAGCATCATCTCTCTCACAGACCGCCACGCAACTTATCATCTTCCGCGCCTTCACCGGCATAGGCGGCGGCGGAATCACGTCCATAGCACAAATGATAGTCAGCGACGTCGTACCACTCCGCGAGCGAGGTAAATATCAAGGCATTCTCGGCGCCGTAATAGCCATCGCCAACGGCATCGGCCCTGTGATCGGGGGTGCTTTATCCCCGATCTCCCACAACTCGTGGAGATGGATCTTCCGGCTTATGCTGCCGCTCACGGCTATTTCAATTCTGGCAGTGATGTTCTTCATGCCTTTGCGGAAAGTCACCGGTAACTGGAAAGCGAAGCTGAAAGCCGTCGATTTTTTCGGCGTGTTTCTAGCACTCGGAGGCACGGCGGTACTTATGCTCGGATTGACCTGGGGCGGTGGCGAGTATGTCTGGAAATCGGCACACGTTCTAGCGACGCTCGTCGTGGGGTTTGCTGTCTGTGTGGCGTTTGTCCTatgggaatggaaggggCATCCGTATCCGCTGATACCTATGCATATATTCAAATCGCGCATTGTCAATGGAGCCTGTCTGACTATGTTCATCAATGGGTGGAATATCATAGTCATGCTGTATTACATCCCGACCTTCTATCAGCTTGTGTTCAATTACTCGACTACCAAGGCTGGTGCAATGGTATTACCCATCACATTGTTGCAGA CCCTGAGCAGCACCCTCTCCGGCCTGATCGTCCACTGGGTGGGCCGATATCGCGaatccatcctcatcggctgGATGATCTGGGCCATCGGACTCGGCCTGATGTCAACCCTAAACGAGACATCCAATCTGGGGAAACAGATAGGCTACGGCCTATTGACAGGTATAGGTTCAGGAAACACATTACAGCC TGCCCTAATCGCCGTCCAAGCCGGCGTCGCCAGACGAGACATGGCCATCGTAACCTCATTCCGAAA CTTCATCCGCAACCTAGGCGGCACCCTCGGCCTCGCTGTATCCGGCACAATCAT aaacaacctcctctccaccaccatcaacacacTCCACCTAACCACATCCGAGAAACAATCCTTCCTCGCTAGCCCGTCCAATTACTTGTCGAAACTCCCCGAAGACGAAGCAGCAAAGGTGCGTGCGCTGCTTATCCCCGCGTACAAAAGGGGCTTCAGGATCGTGTTCACGGTGAATGCGGCGCTCGCGGCATTGGCGTTTCTCTTGGCGGTTGGGTTGATGCCGCAggtggggttggagagggcGGATGATGAGcggttgaaggaggaggggaggcgaGGTGAGCAgagaggagatggggaggattag
- a CDS encoding E3 ubiquitin-protein ligase (COG:O;~EggNog:ENOG410PM7B;~InterPro:IPR044066;~TransMembrane:2 (i426-446o452-472i)): protein MVLSLSVPSFSRSTTSSALRASDSSNSTTISEALRNNPFGITSRSRSLAASNTSSEEQKREQEELNQALQTLARIFPDIRIEVFRELLVRFDGQSRLHVCVEQLLRHKEAWVAGRWNVPAVTGGTEEDGKDDLQQQQHTGHEHAVPPDELFRTNEYKAAVKAALTKEFNGLSKSTVEAVLAEVNFSYLRARPTLQDLSRRTWRATFNSILPSFKRGKDKNEHPLIVWQRQPDGDMIPRLKKTECPELDRELYRALLAPLLRTRREERLDRDQKLAEELNETEAKEAEAVYECECCLDDVTFEQISTCSDNTHIICYGCIRRTIHEALFGQGWGKSVDVEKSTLKCLAPFDHDSCPGTLDPAIVKQAILLDKAGPETFTKFETRLSSEVLLKSQLKLIRCPFCSYAEVDPVYHPSAQGLVWRFRRDGFLSTLLITIFLLDLIPLLIIPLAILYFVNSSAVFIIFQNALLNLCLKTRPKKFTCAHPACRRVSCITCQKPWRDPHVCHEPLLLDLRATVEAARTAAVKRTCPRCGLSFVKSSGCNKLTCVCGYSMCYLCRKALGSPIKSANRLGRLRPRRRANLIENFDPAAGLDAMNDEQEAGNDDEFEEMEGYKHFCEHFRIDPGSPCTECNKCELYQDEDEEAVARRAGEKAEREWHARQGTTGVGIGTLRVNNDFSKAEGKRRGNGGLILHHHGKGMSYWLDEVWRDGRWRIEGQTLVDWVVERVLVIDEF, encoded by the coding sequence ATGGTGCTCTCCCTTTCTGTCCCTAGCTTTTCTagatccaccacctcctccgcgcTTCGTGccagcgacagcagcaactcTACAACCATCAGCGAGGCTCTCCGCAATAATCCTTTCGGCATCACCTCCCGATCTCGCTCCCTCGCCGCCTCGAATACCTCCTCCGAGGAACAGAAACGAGAACAGGAGGAGCTAAACCAGGCTCTGCAGACCCTCGCTCGAATCTTTCCCGACATTCGCATCGAAGTTTTCCGAGAGCTCCTGGTCCGATTCGATGGGCAGAGCCGTCTCCATGTCTGCGTCGAGCAGTTGCTACGTCACAAAGAGGCGTGGGTAGCCGGGCGATGGAACGTGCCAGCTGTGACTGGGGGaacggaagaagatggcaaaGATgatctacaacaacaacaacataccGGACATGAACATGCAGTCCCGCCTGATGAGCTATTCCGGACAAACGAATATAAAGCTGCCGTGAAGGCGGCTCTCACGAAGGAGTTTAATGGTCTGAGCAAGAGTACGGTGGAGGCAGTGCTGGCAGAAGTGAATTTCTCTTATCTGCGAGCCCGTCCGACTCTGCAAGATCTTTCCCGGAGAACCTGGCGTGCGACCTTCAACAGCATTCTCCCTTCGTTCAAGCGCGGTAAAGATAAGAACGAGCATCCACTCATCGTGTGGCAGCGTCAGCCGGATGGTGACATGATCCCGCGGCTGAAAAAGACCGAGTGCCCGGAGTTGGACCGGGAGCTGTATCGAGCCTTGCTGGCACCCCTGCTTCGTACCAGACGGGAAGAGAGACTAGATAGAGACCAAaagttggcggaggagctgaacgAGACAGAAGCCaaggaggctgaggctgTTTATGAGTGCGAGTGCTGTTTGGACGACGTGACTTTTGAGCAAATCTCAACATGCTCGGACAATACGCACATTATTTGCTATGGCTGCATCCGGCGAACCATCCACGAGGCTCTGTTCGGTCAAGGCTGGGGTAAGTCGGTCGATGTGGAAAAGTCAACGTTGAAATGTTTGGCGCCGTTCGATCACGACAGCTGCCCCGGGACCCTGGACCCAGCGATCGTCAAGCAGGCTATCCTGCTTGACAAGGCCGGACCTGAGACCTTTACGAAGTTCGAGACGCGCCTGTCCTCCGAGGTTCTGCTCAAGTCCCAGCTGAAGCTCATTCGGTGTCCGTTTTGCTCGTACGCTGAAGTTGATCCGGTTTACCACCCGTCTGCTCAAGGCCTTGTTTGGCGCTTTCGTCGCGACGGGTTCCTCTCTACGCTTCTGATTACTATCTTCTTACTCGACTTGATACCCTTACTTATCATTCCTCTAGCGATTCTTTATTTTGTCAACTCTTCTGCTGTGTTCATCATCTTTCAGaacgccctcctcaacctctgTCTCAAAACCCGACCCAAGAAATTCACTTGTGCGCACCCCGCATGCCGACGCGTCAGCTGCATCACCTGCCAGAAACCATGGCGTGACCCTCACGTGTGCCATGAACCGCTTCTCCTCGACCTCCGGGCCACCGTCGAGGCCGCTCGCACTGCAGCTGTCAAGCGCACCTGTCCGCGCTGCGGCCTCTCATTCGTCAAGTCCTCCGGCTGCAACAAACTGACCTGCGTCTGCGGCTATTCCATGTGCTACCTCTGCCGTAAGGCTCTTGGTTCTCCGATCAAGTCCGCAAACCGACTAGGACGACTTCGACCACGCCGTCGTGCCAACCTCATAGAGAATTTCGATCCCGCGGCCGGACTGGACGCCATGAACGATGAACAAGAAGCCGGCAACGACGACGAATTCGAAGAAATGGAAGGCTACAAGCACTTCTGCGAGCACTTTCGCATCGATCCCGGCTCGCCCTGCACAGAATGCAACAAATGCGAGCTCTaccaagacgaagacgaagaagccgtGGCACGTCGTGCCGGCGAGAAAGCCGAACGTGAATGGCACGCTCGTCAAGGCACGACCGGCGTGGGCATCGGGACTCTTCGCGTGAACAATGATTTCTCAAAAGCGGAGGGTAAACGTCGCGGCAATGGTGGGTTgatccttcatcatcacggCAAGGGCATGAGTTACTGGCTGGATGAGGTGTGGCGGGATGGCCGATGGCGAATAGAGGGACAGACGTTGGTAGACTGGGTTGTGGAACGAGTCCTAGTGATTGATGAATTTTag
- a CDS encoding phosphotransferase family protein (COG:S;~EggNog:ENOG410Q11V;~InterPro:IPR011009,IPR002575;~PFAM:PF01636): protein MAHENESVRLTPSIIPDLPNYDVKESSFFTRWEQLPTPEEVQAQTKAQHLAGINPDRRRDYSTDSFHVRPPPVLFEEMNMLVKWGMSLKMSEAYCLYAIRRLLKEHVPVPEVYGWRTEGEVIYIYMEYVKGKTLEQAWDTMAEEDKTSICHELRIICDRLRQLEQDPEDTFVGNIAQNPIYDRTFSINHLHEAGPFPTVRQFHDWFTFLPRRRMSEPYSVPIEAYRYGLPDHCAIKFTHGDLHRSNILVTSSPPYRVMAIIDWEQSGWLPAYWEVRKAQMSAWDDGEEWASDYLPIILDGFENTVDSWWWYIAALGP from the exons ATGGCACATGAAAACGAGAGCGTGCGACTAACACCATCAATAATCCCCGACCTTCCCAATTATGATGTTAAAGAATCATCTTTCTTTACAAGATGGGAACAATTACCTACCCCGGAAGAAGTGCAAGCACAAACCAAAGCCCAGCATCTCGCAGGAATAAATCCAGATCGAAGGAGAGACTATTCCACCGACTCATTTCATGTTAGACCACCGCCTGTCCTATTTGAAGAAATGAACATGCTTGTTAAGTGGGGAATGTCTCTCAAAATGTCCGAAGCTTACTGTTTATATGCTATCCGCCGACTTCTCAAGGAGCATGTCCCCGTCCCCGAGGTATATGGATGGCGCACTGAAGGAGAGGTGATATACATCTACATGGAGTATGTGAAGGGAAAGACGTTGGAGCAAGCATGGGATACCatggcagaagaagataaaacaAGCATCTGTCATGAGCTGAGAATAATCTGCGATCGACTTCGTCAACTCGAACAGGACCCGGAGGATACATTCGTCG GCAACATCGCGCAAAACCCCATCTACGACAGAACCTTCAGCATCAATCACCTACATGAAGCAGGCCCATTCCCCACCGTCCGCCAATTCCACGACTGGTTCACATTCCTTCCCCGACGACGGATGTCGGAACCATACTCTGTGCCCATAGAAGCATATCGCTATGGTCTTCCAGACCACTGTGCCATCAAATTCACGCATGGCGATCTCCATCGCAGTAACATCCTCGTcacatcctctcctccatacCGTGTAATGGCAATCATCGACTGGGAGCAATCCGGCTGGCTACCTGCATACTGGGAAGTGCGCAAAGCGCAAATGTCAGcttgggatgatggtgaagaatGGGCATCGGACTATCTTCCCATAATTCTGGATGGATTTGAAAATACGGTGGAttcatggtggtggtatatAGCCGCTTTGGGACCTTGA